In Flavobacteriaceae bacterium, the following proteins share a genomic window:
- a CDS encoding AraC family transcriptional regulator: protein MDYEKELSFVNEIDCYWESTETGNYPTLPEPYINLFFPIKLPLEAKIKGITSNYDYLKIESKLFGVRLYLRGFYYLKLTQCFEISDKIVDLKQIGTGAELLLSKQISNAKTFEERVVIFKTYYNKKRKKFLTKKELNISIALQYLRESYKDENIIKNYARIVALSPRTINRWFVKDIGINPKKISRIVRFHNALSCLHSYNTKGFYFDFGYYDQAHFIKEFKEFTGKSPESYLKRVSDLYKT, encoded by the coding sequence ATGGATTACGAAAAAGAATTGTCTTTTGTTAATGAGATTGATTGTTATTGGGAATCAACTGAAACTGGTAATTACCCTACTCTACCTGAGCCATATATAAATTTATTTTTCCCTATTAAATTACCTCTAGAAGCAAAAATTAAAGGAATTACTTCTAATTATGATTATTTAAAAATAGAATCCAAATTATTTGGAGTTAGACTTTATCTTAGAGGGTTTTATTATCTTAAGTTAACCCAATGCTTTGAAATTTCGGATAAAATCGTTGATTTAAAACAAATTGGTACAGGTGCAGAACTTTTATTATCAAAACAGATATCAAATGCTAAAACGTTTGAAGAAAGGGTAGTTATTTTTAAAACATATTATAATAAGAAAAGAAAAAAGTTTCTTACTAAAAAAGAATTGAATATATCTATAGCTTTACAATATTTAAGAGAATCTTATAAAGATGAAAATATAATTAAAAATTATGCTAGAATAGTAGCTTTATCTCCAAGAACAATTAATCGATGGTTTGTAAAAGATATAGGAATTAATCCAAAAAAAATATCTAGAATTGTTAGATTCCATAATGCTTTATCCTGCTTACATTCATATAATACCAAGGGATTTTATTTTGATTTTGGCTATTACGACCAAGCACATTTTATTAAAGAATTCAAAGAATTTACTGGAAAATCTCCAGAAAGTTATTTAAAGAGAGTGTCCGATTTATACAAGACTTAA